In Paramormyrops kingsleyae isolate MSU_618 chromosome 5, PKINGS_0.4, whole genome shotgun sequence, one DNA window encodes the following:
- the adgrg7.1 gene encoding adhesion G-protein coupled receptor G7 isoform X3, giving the protein MYVVYIPSRIGTGFSCVPAEFDLLFVLAGLPKATTQCTSDNGQPTFQRAQVFRCGTSLDDLQQMINSTNASTIAISTQILTSKPETLTTKNITMAAKIITSLLLGSSLKEAINFTVVTISQLLKASRSEFSSQTSNVTESLTSALENFTLTGGASHSEAVVQPNLAMKSLKVNVSHGATQGIQFSAIPSTTQSFVSDRIYTSSVPQLTINNTTPRGVHIFIKFPQERTQEAMKVGFVLYQNDKFFQSRRFATPLGTTRNVITGSISSDSAGLRKTVPEFVELLYRPPPIRNATLYDFACVFWDYSLGDWSTEGCFKSNRLSETDLARGVVGCVCNHTTSFSMLLSFRKDVKYSKAMDIITFVGCFLSVIALSFTILLELIVSKSRKSNTTMILVSIYSSLLLFNLLFIFGANKPPVGGAVMADRSRNHMLESDLHVDRDSGPCTAVTALMHFFLLATFTWNALYAMQMLLTNLRRTQLSSLQLSQSQFTVISLAVGWGFPLVLTSFTLAVSYSVKNPLNYRQQEFCWLATMDENGKFDPRRTLLWSFLLPVAVLLFFNTVELVYFTITAVKQARRARRRSKSKTNNSCTLLKEVISSISLAVLLGLTWLIGYLLLVTHDPDVHTVLSIIFCVFNTTQGIQIFLLIPDWGRINTALRSMPTPTVSIGLHSKKYNVRAQHGKGLPEVYRKMETDFISNFHILTPSSDLPRETET; this is encoded by the exons ATGTATGTGGTCTATATTCCCTCAAGGATCGGGACAGGGTTTTCCTGCGTGCCTGCTGAGTTTGATCTCCTCTTTGTGCTAGCGGGTTTACCCAAGGCCACCACGCAATGCACCAGTGACAATGGACAGCCTACATTCCAGAGAGCGCAGGTCTTCAGATGTGGCACGAGCCTGGATGACCTCCAGCAGATG ATTAActccaccaatgcaagtactatCGCCATAAGCACTCAAATCCTGACATCCAAGCCCGAGACCCTCACCACTAAGAACATCACCATGGCAGCCAAAATCATCACATCACTCCTGCTCGGCAGCTCCTTGAAG GAAGCCATTAACTTCACAGTGGTGACCATCAGCCAACTCCTGAAAGCCAGCAGATCTGAGTTCTCTTCTCAAACCAGCAATGTCACAGAGAG CCTGACTTCAGCACTGGAGAACTTCACCCTCACTGGAGGAGCCAGTCACTCTGAAGCAGTGGTCCAGCCCAACTTAGCAATGAAGTCCTTAAAAGTTAATGTGTCACATGGGGCCACACAGGGGATCCAGTTCTCCGCTATACCCA GTACAACTCAGTCCTTTGTGTCTGACAGAATATACACCAGCAGCGTACCACAGCTGACCATCAACAACACAACACCAAGAGGAGTACACATTTTTATCAAATTTCCACAAG AAAGAACTCAAGAGGCAATGAAGGTTGGCTTCGTCCTCTACCAGAATGATAAGTTTTTCCAGTCAAGGCGATTTGCAACACCCTTAGGGACCACAAGGAATGTGATCACTGGGAGTATCAGCAGTGACAGTGCAGGACTTCGGAAGACAGTGCCCGAATTCGTGGAACTGCTCTATCGACCACCC CCCATCCGCAATGCAACCCTCTACGACTTTGCCTGTGTGTTTTGGGACTACTCCCTTGGGGACTGGAGCACAGAGGGTTGCTTCAAGAGCAACAGGCTTAGTGAGACCGATCTGGCCCGGGGCGTGGTGGGCTGTGTCTGCAACCATACCACCAGCTTCTCTATGCTGCTG TCTTTCAGGAAAGATGTTAAATATTCAAAAGCAATGGACATAATCACCTTTGTTGGATGCTTTCTCTCAGTAATCGCCCTGAGTTTCACCATACTGCTCGAGCTCATCGTCAG CAAGTCACGGAAGAGCAACACCACGATGATCCTAGTCAGCATATATAGCTCCCTGTTGCTGTTCAACCTGCTTTTCATCTTCGGAGCCAACAAGCCCCCAGTGGGGGGCGCTGTGATGGCCGACCGCAGCAGGAATCACATGCTGGAGTCAGACCTCCACGTGGACCGCGACAGTGGCCCGTGCACGGCGGTGACGGCTCTCATGCACTTTTTCCTGCTGGCTACCTTCACCTGGAATGCACTGTATGCCATGCAGATGCTTCTGACCAACCTGAGAAGGACGCAGTTGAGCTCCCTCCAGCTGTCTCAGTCGCAGTTCACCGTGATTTCCTTGGCAGTTGGCTGGG GTTTTCCACTGGTGCTGACGTCCTTTACACTTGCAGTTTCATACAGTGTGAAGAATCCACTGAACTATCGCCAGCAAGAGTT CTGCTGGTTGGCTACCATGGATGAAAATGGGAAGTTTGACCCGCGTCGCACCCTGCTCTGGAGCTTCCTGCTGCCTGTGGCTGTGCTGCTCTTCTTCAACACCGTGGAGCTAGTTTACTTCACCATCACAGCAGTGAAGCAGGCAAGGAGGGCAAGGAGGCGTAGCAAGAGCAAAACCAACAATAGCTG CACCCTACTGAAGGAGGTCATCAGTAGCATCTCTCTGGCTGTGCTGCTTGGCCTCACCTGGTTGATAGGATACTTGCTGCTGGTGACCCATGATCCAGACGTTCACACAGTCCTCAGCATCATCTTCTGCGTTTTCAACACCACCCAG GGCATTCAGATTTTCCTCCTGATCCCAGACTGGGGAAGGATCAACACTGCGCTACGCTCCATGCCCACTCCGACCGTCTCTATCGGTCTGCATTCCAAGAAGTACAACGTCAGGGCTCAGCACGGCAAGGGACTCCCTGAGGTCTACAGGAAGATGGAGACCGACTTCATCTCCAACTTCCACATCTTGACTCCTTCCTCAGACTTGCCCAGAGAGACAGAAACATAG